In the Arachis hypogaea cultivar Tifrunner chromosome 20, arahy.Tifrunner.gnm2.J5K5, whole genome shotgun sequence genome, TATAATCTTTATGACTCATCTGTATCCgtctaataattatattttcgcAGCTTCTATAAAAAGGTAATATCTTATAAGGAGGAAGTATATTTTTAAACCCAATATTAACTTACATAAGATACAAAAAGGAATcactcaaatttttaaaaataatttttagtaattaaatttaatacatataattaattaaattatattatttttgttaaaattaaattagataaattgatttatcaaaaaattaataaattataccttaaatttgtctaaattagtatttttataaaaaataactacaatattcctattataaaaaataacaaaaatattattattattattattattattattattattattattattattataagagtattttagtcattttttataatagaattattatagtcattttctataaaaaagaatattaatttagatcgattCAAGGTTTGGTTTACCAATTTTTtggccaaatcaatttatttgatataattttaataaaaataatataatttaatcgattatatgtattaaattttaattactaaaaaatatcttaaaaaatattttaaatatttttatttgaatggCTCCTACAACCAAAATActaatttaaatatctaaacttttttttttctgtatctACACACTATATTTCTCTTCAATCTAAGTATAACTCATCTAACTAAGAGAATTCGAAATCATTTCAAAGTGAACAAGCTATATaagaggattttttttttttttttttactaaagatagagAAATTCGAATTCACGACCTCTTAGATAAATAGggagagattatgccatttggaTTATAACTGATTGGGCTATCCAAGAGGATTTACTAAAGTTGTTCAAGaacaatatataatatgataattaattaattaataaataaaaatagatagatAGTTATTAAGATATTTCCCTATTTGTCCCCGATGCACACCGGTTAGGGTTTAAGAGAAAAGAAACGTTTCGTTTAAAAATTCTTTCGTAGGGTTTTCTGGCAGTTACACATTTGAATTGCAATGCATAGAATTAACTCCTTATGCTGTTTGCGGAAGGTCGTTTTCTGAAATTGCAACTGAAGCTTTACACTTCCACGATAACAGCAATAAACCACTTCTCTCTCCTGAAATATTGTTCTTCTTTCAGCGCCATAACCACAGAACAAGTAAACTGCCAGGAACAGCAGAAGGAGCATACTCTGAATTCGATTTTGCATTATATTAGCTCAACAATGTCGACCGATCTCaatgattataaaattattaaggaAGGAGAAGCTGAGATTCTCATGCATGCCAAGAACGAAGTCTTCTATAATAAAACTCAGGTCCcaatgtttttttctttttaatttgagTTTCTGTTATTTTGACTTTAAAATACGAGAATTGAGAACCTTTGAAGTTTTTTGGTTTTCAATTAGACTTTTTCCCCCCTGATTGGACGTTCAATGGTTTTTGGGAAGCTAAGTAGTGTTCATTGTAGAAAAATACTGGGGAGGGATGAAAATGTGGACCTCAATTAGAACCTTAAATTTAGCTTCTGAATATAAAGTTCAAGTTGTTTGAgatgtttttctatgcttctgTGCTTATTAGTTGAATTGAATTACTAAGGATGGTTTGATTTTGGAGCTAATTCCGTTGATCATTTCCTTTTGTTATGTTTTACAGTTTTAATGCCTTTGTTTGAGTGGAAACTGGAAATGTTGAGcggaaaattttattttattttattcctagcTTTAATGCTTTGTTAGATGTTGTGGTTTTGGAGCGATGCTAATATGTTATGCTTCTGGTTTATAAATTATCATCAGGTTAATAACAGGGATATATCGATTACTGTTTTGAGAGAATTTATATCAAGACGGGAGCAAGAGCATGAAGCAACGTTGTCCAAGAGAAAGAAAGGGACACAAAAAGCAACTGAAAATGAATCTGTAAAGGAGGAAGCAGAGGATGTACCTCGAGAAACTCCGTCAGAAAATCATGAATCTAATGGAAAATGTGAAGGGGAGGAAAATACATCTCCTGAGGAATTAGAAGCATGCAGTAGCGTAAAGGGATCAGCCAAAATTGCAGAAGACTGCAGTAGTGCAGGAGAGCAGACTGATCTCACAGAAGGGAAAGGACATGTGGAACTGAAGCCACCAAGGGTTCTTGAGGTTTTCCCTAACTTGTTCTTATCATCATAGCATTATATTCACTTTTTTCCCCCATTTTATATGTATACCATATTCTCTGCAACTCAATTGTAGAACAAGTATCATCTGTATGACTTCTTTTTTGTTCTTGTATACAGGCATTGTCTGCTTCTGGGTTAAGGTCTCTAAGATATGCTCGTGAAGTAGAAGGGATTGGTCAGGTTGTTGCTCTGGACAATGATATAGGTGCTTCAAGGACTTtcagtttatataaaaatatatcttcTGTAATGCCTTATAAGAAAACATTGGAAATCTGTACTTGTGTCAATGGTCTACTCTGTGTAGCTATGATACCTACTTTTTGTTTGAGAGTTGAGATCTCTGTCTTGTTTGATCATTAAGTATGTGCATCTCAGTGCTTAACCATAACTTATGCTCCTGACAGTTTCTGTGGAAGCTTGCAGAAGGAATATCAAATTTAATGGGTCAGTTGCAATTTCAAAAGTGGAGTCTCATCATGTTGATGCTCGTGTATATATGCTAACCCACCCTAAAGAATTTGATGTGGTAAGTGGATGTTACTaagttttatatatgtattttccaTTGAAAATTATTCTTATTCTATTTAGTGTTACTTGTTCAACATCTATATAATATTGTTCCCTGACTTGTGACCCTGCAATAATATTTGAagcaatttaataaatatatattttttgttacttGTTATTAGgttcattctattttctatttgttACTTGTTACTTAgttcattctattttctatttgaagcaattcaataaatatattttttgaaattaatgtttCGGTTCTCAAGATCctggaaatatatatatatattattaaagaaAGCATTTGTTTTCACTAAAGTTTGCAGAAAGTGAGGTGAAGTAGATAGAGAGGACTGTGTAGTTGTGTCTTGTTCAACATCTATATAATACTGTTCCCTGACTTGTGACCCTGCAATAATAACTAAgttcattctattttctatttgtaGCAATTTAAtaaagttttgtttttattttttgaaagtaaATAAGTTTTTATGGTCTCTGTGTTTCTGTATTTTCAGGTTGATCTTGATCCATATGGTTCACCTTCTGTGTTTTTGGATTCAGCAGTTCAATCTGTTGCTGATGGAGGTATCCTGATGTGCACTGCAACAGACATGGCAGTGCTCTGTGGGGCAAATGGGGAGGTCTGCTATTCAAAGTAATGTTGATACTGGtattaattataaacttttaattcAATAATAGTTTTAATTACTGTACTAACCTTACAATTGCCATATAGATATGGATCATACCCACTGAGAGGAAAATATTGTCATGAAATGGCTCTGAGGATCCTTCTGGCTTCCATTGAGGTACATTGAAGTTctatacaaagaaaatttaatataaactaaatttattttcaaCTAACATCTGATGTTTTAAACATAGGCATACAAATTTTCAACTCACTTATAAAAACTCACCTGCCAGAATTTCAACTAAATTTCTTATATCACTTGAATATCTGTTAATCTCTCACGTCACTGTTATTTTTATTCATACAAATTCGTATAATATGTTTGTTTGTCATTTAATGCAGAGTCATGCTAATCGTTACAAGCGATATATTGTTCCTGTGCTATCTGTTCAGATGGACTTTTACGTTCGTGTTTTTGTTCGCATATACACGTAAGTCCTCTTAGTGTGTGTTTTTTACTTATGGTAAATAGTTTATAAGTTGTTATTATCTTGGATAATGATTCCACAAGGTTGCTTGATTCTGTTATCCCAACTAAGATGAAATAATTGGTTGCAGTTCTGCCAGTGCAATGAAAAACACTCCCCTAAAGCTTTCATATGTTTATCAGTGCACTGGTTGTGACTCTTTCCATTTGCAGCCCATTGGGAGGACCATTTCCAAGGTATGTATCCTGTTGCAATGAAAGGAAAAACTGTTTAGTTCTTTCCCAGTGGCTTCTTTTTTGTGCTTGGGATGGTTAATTTTTGTTGGGATTTTGAACCTTTTTTAAATGTCATTTCTTTTGCAAAGCATTACCGATATGGGGTTATGGTGAATGTTCATTTCTGTTTGTTGTGTGTTTGTGCGTGTTGTCATGGCCATTTAAGTATATTGCTTTATTTtgattgaatataaattttatatcttGAAGGGGGACTTATTTTCATTTTCCCATTTTTCAGAATA is a window encoding:
- the LOC112784026 gene encoding tRNA (guanine(26)-N(2))-dimethyltransferase 2 isoform X2, producing MLFAEGRFLKLQLKLYTSTITAINHFSLLKYCSSFSAITTEQVNCQEQQKEHTLNSILHYISSTMSTDLNDYKIIKEGEAEILMHAKNEVFYNKTQVNNRDISITVLREFISRREQEHEATLSKRKKGTQKATENESVKEEAEDVPRETPSENHESNGKCEGEENTSPEELEACSSVKGSAKIAEDCSSAGEQTDLTEGKGHVELKPPRVLEALSASGLRSLRYAREVEGIGQVVALDNDIVSVEACRRNIKFNGSVAISKVESHHVDARVYMLTHPKEFDVVDLDPYGSPSVFLDSAVQSVADGGILMCTATDMAVLCGANGEVCYSKYGSYPLRGKYCHEMALRILLASIESHANRYKRYIVPVLSVQMDFYVRVFVRIYTSASAMKNTPLKLSYVYQCTGCDSFHLQPIGRTISKNTSVRYLPGFGPVVPQECSDCGKKFTMGGPIWSAPIHDQDWVGSILADVKSMKNRYPAYDRISAVLTTISEELTDVPLFLSLHNLCATLKCTSPSAVMFRSAVINAGYRISGTHVNPLGLKSDAPMDVIWDIMRCWVKNHPVKAQPADQPGSVILAKEPVLQASFARAISSLSKAQAKKVVRFLPNPERHWGPKLRAGRQITSKHVSLLGPAAVNGALNHEDDEEPKKSEVK
- the LOC112784026 gene encoding tRNA (guanine(26)-N(2))-dimethyltransferase 2 isoform X1 is translated as MLFAEGRFLKLQLKLYTSTITAINHFSLLKYCSSFSAITTEQVNCQEQQKEHTLNSILHYISSTMSTDLNDYKIIKEGEAEILMHAKNEVFYNKTQVNNRDISITVLREFISRREQEHEATLSKRKKGTQKATENESVKEEAEDVPRETPSENHESNGKCEGEENTSPEELEACSSVKGSAKIAEDCSSAGEQTDLTEGKGHVELKPPRVLEALSASGLRSLRYAREVEGIGQVVALDNDIVSVEACRRNIKFNGSVAISKVESHHVDARVYMLTHPKEFDVVDLDPYGSPSVFLDSAVQSVADGGILMCTATDMAVLCGANGEVCYSKYGSYPLRGKYCHEMALRILLASIESHANRYKRYIVPVLSVQMDFYVRVFVRIYTSASAMKNTPLKLSYVYQCTGCDSFHLQPIGRTISKNTSVRYLPGFGPVVPQECSDCGKKFTMGGPIWSAPIHDQDWVGSILADVKSMKNRYPAYDRISAVLTTISEELTDVPLFLSLHNLCATLKCTSPSAVMFRSAVINAGYRISGTHVNPLGLKSDAPMDVIWDIMRCWVKNHPVKAQPADQPGSVILAKEPVLQASFARAISSLSKAQAKKVVRFLPNPERHWGPKLRAGRQITSKHVSLLGPAAVNGALNHEDDEEPKSKKPKTENDITS